The proteins below are encoded in one region of Effusibacillus dendaii:
- a CDS encoding DUF441 domain-containing protein: MDSYIILAVILLLGVLSKNTAIWIAAGFLILIRLLPASLIPSNTVLHWTDEYAIKIGVAILTIGVLVPIALGKISGTQILNSIKTGPGILAVIVGIAVAYLGGRGTDLLVSQPIVIIGLLVGTIVGVVFFGGIPVGPLIAAGVVALFSNIFK; this comes from the coding sequence ATGGACTCCTATATCATCTTGGCTGTCATCTTGCTATTAGGTGTTCTTTCCAAAAACACCGCCATTTGGATTGCCGCTGGATTTCTGATTTTGATTCGTCTGCTTCCTGCCAGCCTGATTCCTTCCAATACGGTTTTGCATTGGACCGATGAATATGCGATTAAAATTGGCGTAGCCATTCTCACGATCGGTGTATTGGTACCAATCGCCTTAGGAAAAATTTCGGGAACTCAGATTTTAAACAGTATAAAAACAGGTCCCGGCATTTTGGCTGTAATCGTCGGAATTGCGGTGGCCTATCTAGGGGGCCGGGGGACGGATCTCCTCGTATCTCAACCTATTGTCATAATTGGATTGCTTGTGGGAACGATTGTCGGCGTCGTATTTTTCGGTGGTATACCGGTTGGTCCCTTAATTGCGGCTGGCGTCGTGGCACTGTTTTCGAACATATTCAAGTAG
- a CDS encoding Z1 domain-containing protein yields the protein MERDAIARIAVEYCWSLKEKEIEFEEAAVQTIEFVKNSLPGGLNIDAEWLKEHLRLLVTQEVSDYLMLQGEEQQKAKHKWWTEQKSVNKLGFWNRWRMYLTNEKNWSPAIIESIDETTDKILDAIDDPNQNSLLNDRRGLVLGYVQSGKTAHYTGLINKALDAGFQLIIVLAGMHESLRMQTQARLDEEVFGTDSSIELAIKNGYLRQQVGVGKLAFSEEFMVNRYTDRSHKGDFRKALATKIQLLGGRPTVFIVKKNATILKNLYQFLRTGNLTKDHLLKQGRALIANISMLMIDDEADQASVNTKSISDANGNILPDYEPSRVNAEIRRIYNLFSNKAYVGYTATPYANIFIHDEAGTEQYGKELFPKDFILCLPKPDSYIGPAEFFGLNRSDGETMCLIREVQYDPLFVPAKTKNGHVPERLPETLVDAIGAFLISSSIRLARKQKNEHMSMLIHAARFTNIHREIKDLVVRKIHDIQNRLRYEDAADSSSFAARLKSLWANDFVETSIHLRKCFFDLAGDCYMPEWPVILSGISDVLAKLEVLEVNGVSDDELKYKDYPDGRIVIAVGGDKLSRGLTLEGLSISYFLRSSTFYDTLMQMGRWFGYRPGYLDLCRLYTTPTLAEWFGHIAVATEELRGELFNMDQRNALPKEYGLKVRTHPDLFIAAANKMQSAYDRQEDYSNSVSETTKFDNNEDFFRDNQNAVDHFIRQLGAPDKDYLRKKRPGKYANSASMPKHYFWEKVDGFSVCNFLSEYKTARNAPRANSFRLKEYIKEQINNGGLTEWTICLINADENDKFQGKGFEVGGLSIERGVRRAKGENRGTKAFGRLLSQDHEYLDFDDAQMDRVVKLRAQATQGKGKRSKVITDDSGSDWESAAYIRYELRKDQPHRGLLLIYPIENSDNSAFANLSDDIIPIGIGLVFPPSRHSTPVNYKVNNVFRMLEEEDEQE from the coding sequence ATGGAGAGAGATGCAATTGCTAGAATTGCAGTCGAGTACTGCTGGTCGTTGAAAGAGAAAGAAATTGAATTTGAAGAGGCGGCCGTTCAAACTATTGAATTTGTAAAAAATAGTCTGCCGGGTGGCTTAAATATTGATGCTGAGTGGCTTAAGGAACATCTTCGGTTGCTGGTAACACAGGAAGTGTCAGACTATTTAATGCTTCAAGGGGAGGAACAACAAAAAGCAAAGCATAAATGGTGGACAGAACAGAAGAGTGTAAACAAATTGGGATTTTGGAATCGTTGGAGAATGTATTTAACCAACGAAAAGAACTGGAGTCCTGCGATTATTGAAAGCATAGATGAAACTACAGATAAGATTTTAGATGCAATTGATGATCCAAATCAAAACTCCCTGCTAAATGACCGCAGAGGCCTTGTGCTAGGATACGTTCAGTCAGGGAAAACAGCTCACTATACCGGTTTAATAAATAAGGCATTAGACGCTGGTTTTCAACTTATTATTGTGCTCGCCGGCATGCATGAAAGTCTCAGAATGCAGACGCAAGCGCGTCTAGATGAAGAGGTTTTTGGAACGGATTCTAGTATAGAATTGGCAATAAAGAATGGGTATCTGAGGCAACAAGTGGGAGTTGGAAAGCTGGCATTCTCTGAAGAGTTTATGGTAAATAGATATACTGATAGAAGTCATAAGGGTGATTTTCGAAAGGCTCTAGCAACAAAGATTCAATTATTGGGTGGTCGACCAACAGTATTTATTGTGAAGAAAAATGCAACGATTTTAAAAAATTTATACCAATTTCTTAGAACAGGAAATCTAACAAAAGATCACCTGCTCAAGCAAGGAAGGGCATTAATTGCCAATATTTCGATGCTGATGATTGATGATGAGGCTGATCAAGCATCCGTTAACACAAAATCGATCAGCGACGCGAATGGCAATATCCTGCCTGATTACGAGCCGTCGCGTGTAAACGCTGAGATCCGAAGAATTTACAACTTGTTTTCCAACAAAGCATACGTAGGGTATACAGCCACCCCTTATGCCAATATTTTTATTCATGACGAAGCTGGAACAGAGCAGTATGGAAAGGAGCTCTTTCCAAAAGACTTTATTCTTTGCCTTCCAAAACCTGATAGTTATATCGGTCCTGCAGAGTTCTTTGGTCTCAATCGTAGTGATGGTGAGACTATGTGCTTGATAAGAGAAGTCCAGTATGATCCTTTATTTGTTCCAGCAAAAACGAAAAATGGTCATGTTCCTGAGCGGTTGCCTGAAACATTGGTAGATGCTATTGGCGCTTTTCTTATTTCGTCATCCATTCGTTTGGCTCGAAAACAGAAAAATGAGCACATGTCGATGCTGATTCATGCAGCGCGTTTTACAAACATTCATCGTGAGATTAAAGATCTTGTTGTTAGAAAAATTCATGATATCCAAAATCGTTTGAGATATGAAGATGCAGCAGATTCGTCTTCTTTTGCAGCCAGGTTAAAATCATTATGGGCAAATGATTTTGTTGAAACATCGATCCATTTGCGCAAATGTTTTTTCGACTTGGCAGGTGATTGCTATATGCCGGAATGGCCGGTGATTTTGAGTGGGATTTCGGATGTTTTGGCCAAGCTTGAAGTACTTGAAGTCAATGGAGTCAGTGATGATGAGTTGAAGTATAAAGATTACCCCGATGGACGGATTGTGATAGCTGTGGGTGGAGATAAGCTTTCACGGGGGCTGACTTTGGAAGGGTTGTCAATTAGTTATTTTCTCAGATCTTCTACATTTTATGACACATTGATGCAAATGGGCAGATGGTTTGGCTATAGACCTGGTTATCTTGATTTATGCAGACTATATACCACACCGACTTTGGCTGAATGGTTTGGACATATTGCAGTTGCGACAGAAGAATTGCGCGGCGAGTTGTTCAATATGGACCAGCGTAATGCTCTGCCAAAAGAATATGGACTCAAAGTGCGAACCCATCCAGACTTGTTTATTGCAGCAGCCAACAAAATGCAGTCAGCTTATGATAGGCAGGAGGATTACAGCAACAGCGTAAGCGAGACTACAAAGTTTGATAACAATGAAGACTTCTTCAGAGACAACCAAAATGCAGTAGATCATTTCATCCGGCAGCTTGGTGCGCCCGATAAAGACTATCTCCGAAAGAAGCGTCCAGGGAAATATGCCAATTCTGCAAGCATGCCCAAACATTACTTTTGGGAAAAAGTTGATGGATTTAGTGTCTGCAATTTTTTATCTGAATATAAAACCGCTCGCAATGCGCCGCGGGCAAATAGCTTTCGTTTGAAGGAGTATATAAAAGAACAGATTAACAATGGAGGATTAACGGAGTGGACAATTTGTCTGATTAATGCAGATGAAAATGATAAATTTCAAGGCAAGGGATTTGAAGTTGGAGGTCTTTCGATAGAAAGAGGAGTAAGGAGAGCCAAAGGTGAAAATAGAGGAACAAAGGCTTTTGGGCGATTGCTTTCACAAGACCATGAATACTTGGATTTTGATGATGCTCAAATGGACAGGGTCGTTAAGTTGAGAGCTCAGGCAACTCAAGGAAAAGGAAAACGTTCTAAAGTCATTACCGACGATTCGGGATCTGACTGGGAGTCAGCTGCGTATATCCGTTATGAATTAAGAAAAGATCAACCACATCGAGGATTGCTGCTAATATACCCCATCGAAAATTCCGATAACAGTGCATTTGCGAATCTATCTGATGACATTATTCCGATTGGCATAGGATTAGTATTTCCACCAAGCCGTCATTCGACTCCTGTCAACTATAAAGTTAATAATGTCTTTCGTATGTTGGAAGAGGAGGATGAACAGGAGTGA
- a CDS encoding PD-(D/E)XK motif protein, producing MSKNTFSAHEIFSALDQELISKRWFGSDPLLSRQMRLSRDIMAVFAVRKSDGKHILYLQCNPEDVVKGNKYPAWKGVSIDFSGFDNSGIEGSFVRIEQNQDSDDEVYFAVADDLCTCLQGIERVHLRKELSAALERWSRFFSLRGSIRLSQEEQMGLYGELWMMRSMFENDIGIQTMGYWKGTYQNVFDFSLHNMGIEIKTTASKRPYKVYISNEVQLNERLAGGTLVLGFVAVQPNDSSGETLEDAVNEIEKYVKHDEAAYSLFRDKMFGCGLAKPYIERYTTRYIIKEYAFFKVKEGFPRILSENLPSGLGDISYSLDIEACSKFKMDEQQFWQIVKLHAKEEIA from the coding sequence GTGAGCAAAAATACTTTTTCGGCTCATGAAATTTTTTCTGCACTGGATCAAGAGCTTATTTCAAAAAGATGGTTTGGAAGTGATCCTCTTCTATCCAGGCAAATGAGGTTGAGCCGAGATATAATGGCTGTCTTTGCCGTAAGAAAATCAGATGGAAAACATATTTTATATTTGCAATGCAATCCCGAAGATGTGGTAAAAGGTAATAAATATCCAGCTTGGAAAGGTGTTTCAATTGATTTTTCAGGTTTTGACAATTCGGGAATTGAAGGAAGCTTTGTACGTATTGAACAGAATCAGGATAGCGATGATGAAGTGTACTTTGCTGTTGCAGATGATTTGTGTACTTGCCTTCAAGGTATTGAAAGAGTTCATTTGCGCAAAGAACTTTCGGCTGCATTGGAACGTTGGAGTCGTTTTTTTTCGCTTCGTGGAAGCATTAGATTATCACAGGAAGAACAGATGGGTTTGTATGGAGAGTTATGGATGATGCGCAGCATGTTTGAAAATGATATTGGGATTCAAACAATGGGTTATTGGAAAGGTACCTATCAGAATGTATTTGATTTTTCTCTGCATAATATGGGGATTGAAATAAAGACCACAGCTTCCAAAAGGCCCTATAAAGTTTATATAAGCAATGAGGTGCAGCTCAATGAGCGGCTTGCTGGAGGCACTCTTGTGCTCGGTTTTGTAGCAGTTCAACCAAATGACTCATCTGGAGAAACGTTAGAAGATGCAGTGAATGAAATCGAAAAGTATGTGAAGCATGATGAAGCAGCATACAGTTTGTTTCGTGATAAAATGTTCGGATGCGGGCTCGCAAAGCCGTATATTGAAAGGTATACGACAAGATATATTATTAAAGAATATGCTTTCTTTAAGGTGAAGGAAGGATTTCCACGTATTTTGAGTGAGAACTTGCCAAGTGGTCTTGGCGATATTTCTTATTCTTTGGATATTGAAGCTTGTTCCAAATTTAAAATGGATGAGCAGCAATTTTGGCAGATAGTAAAGTTGCATGCAAAGGAGGAAATCGCATGA
- a CDS encoding ATP-binding protein, with product MLAVFKCLWVKVYIWKGKKSHASNIVLTNMKYVRHKFVKGEAMKTKLAIPDAASLILSLRSVGYTLETAIADIVDNSITAKATEICIDVKWNNDFSYISICDNGFGMNEEDLHQAMKIGSKNPMDQRGHDDLGRFGMGLKTAAFSLCKRLTVGSKLAGTESMSVRVWDIDNIVDSNRWELFDGSATLAWQDASKRLINYNQGTIVVMEKLDRFITENYSDQAIGRFWQRIAEMEKHLSMVFHRFLSGAQAIRIFINGKRVEPWDPFMRQSLATQEFREEYVECNGRNIRIHAFILPHHSKMSISEFDEAGGINGWMEQQGFYVYRNKRLIVPGTWFKMLRKNEPSQLARIQLDLTADMDFEWKIDVKKSSAAPPSILRENIRRIARIAQEASRKVYYFRGAVINQKTRDEDNEAIWEQAIIRGRMFFRLNRDHALLKEVCSELSDGSAKKLSAYMKMVEGFAPMNVSLTGPVSSESDHAEELVNSAVKFCYDLIEVGYSSSEALSKVLQISIYEGMSDVIKSKLKL from the coding sequence ATGTTGGCGGTTTTTAAATGCCTTTGGGTGAAAGTGTATATTTGGAAGGGAAAAAAGTCCCATGCGTCGAATATTGTTTTAACCAATATGAAATATGTGCGACATAAGTTTGTGAAAGGAGAAGCAATGAAAACAAAGCTGGCAATTCCAGATGCAGCTTCACTTATACTGTCTTTGAGATCGGTAGGTTATACGCTAGAAACGGCGATTGCAGACATTGTCGATAACAGCATTACTGCCAAAGCGACAGAAATATGTATTGACGTCAAATGGAATAATGATTTTTCCTATATAAGTATATGTGACAATGGATTTGGAATGAATGAGGAAGATTTGCATCAGGCAATGAAAATTGGATCGAAAAATCCTATGGATCAAAGAGGCCACGATGATTTGGGACGTTTTGGCATGGGATTAAAAACGGCAGCTTTCTCGTTGTGCAAGCGATTGACTGTTGGAAGCAAGCTTGCGGGTACAGAATCAATGAGTGTTAGGGTTTGGGATATAGACAATATTGTGGATTCCAATCGGTGGGAATTGTTTGATGGCAGTGCAACGCTAGCTTGGCAGGATGCTTCGAAGCGATTAATCAATTATAATCAAGGCACAATTGTTGTAATGGAAAAATTAGATAGATTCATTACGGAGAATTACAGCGATCAAGCAATTGGACGTTTTTGGCAGAGAATTGCTGAGATGGAGAAGCATTTATCTATGGTATTTCATAGATTCTTGTCTGGTGCACAAGCAATACGCATTTTTATTAATGGAAAAAGAGTTGAGCCATGGGATCCATTTATGCGCCAATCGCTTGCAACACAGGAATTCAGAGAAGAGTATGTGGAATGCAATGGGAGAAACATTCGCATTCATGCGTTTATTTTGCCTCATCATTCGAAAATGTCAATATCGGAATTTGACGAAGCTGGCGGCATCAACGGATGGATGGAGCAGCAGGGGTTCTATGTATACAGAAACAAGCGTTTGATTGTTCCGGGCACATGGTTTAAAATGCTGCGAAAAAATGAACCAAGCCAACTTGCTAGAATTCAATTGGATTTAACAGCGGACATGGATTTTGAATGGAAAATTGATGTAAAGAAATCCTCGGCGGCTCCACCATCGATTCTAAGAGAAAATATAAGACGTATTGCTAGGATAGCCCAGGAGGCTTCCCGCAAGGTTTATTATTTCAGAGGAGCGGTCATCAATCAAAAGACTAGAGATGAAGACAATGAAGCAATATGGGAACAAGCAATCATTCGGGGGAGAATGTTTTTTAGACTAAATCGCGATCATGCGTTGCTAAAAGAGGTGTGCTCTGAGTTGTCCGATGGCTCTGCTAAGAAACTAAGTGCTTATATGAAGATGGTTGAGGGATTTGCACCCATGAATGTATCACTGACGGGACCTGTTTCAAGTGAGTCAGATCATGCAGAGGAGCTGGTAAATAGTGCCGTTAAGTTCTGCTATGATTTGATAGAGGTGGGATATAGTTCATCGGAAGCATTGAGCAAAGTGCTGCAAATCAGCATATATGAAGGAATGTCTGATGTCATTAAAAGCAAACTTAAGCTTTGA